A segment of the Lolium perenne isolate Kyuss_39 chromosome 3, Kyuss_2.0, whole genome shotgun sequence genome:
ACTCTAAGACCTACTCTCGCGATATGACTCTCCGCTCCATACTTCTCGCAGCCCTCCAAAGGCTGAACTCCTCAAGGATCATGCCGATAGTCTGTTCCGTGGATAGCTGCCTCTCTAAGTTCCGTGGAATTAGTGGGATCTTAATCACACGGGAGTTTAAATGCTGCTCTAATGTGGAGGTGAATCAATATTATACTAATGGGGAAGGTGAATCATGATAGAGGACACAATACATGGTTTGGAAGGGGAAATAACGGTAGTAGTACATGGCTACATGGGTCATGTACATGATTACGTGGGAAAATTGCTTAGGTGGCAGGTTATGATTGCTCAGTGATGCTTAATGAGGTGGATATCTTGCATGTGCAGGAAAATAGGATCACctactaaaaatagaaagatTTCATATAAATAACCTTTATATATTTCAAGTAATTTTTGATCAAATAAAAAACACATAAAACAAGAACGTCTTACTCCTTGAAACGGAGCTAGTAGGTTAGCTACCACTCGTTGAGAAATCAGCAAGTGTAGCTGTTGACTACCCCTGGGACCCGGGGAGAAACCGGAAAACGCGCTTGAATGTTTGCCTCTTTTTTCTATGCTTCTTCCTAGAAGGTGGGTCTTTTCTGCTTCTTCCACAAAACCGGCTACCCTGTCCGAGTATAAAAGGCAGGCGCTGCTCATGTGGTCATGTAGAGCTCAACACAGCGCGTCCGCACTCCGTCCACCCAGCTATAcatcggcagcagcagcagctcgacCTCACGACGACCTTGCCCACCACCAGCGCACATGGATATCGAAGCGGCGAAGTCCTCCCCGGTGGCGCGAGACCCGCCGTCTGCGGCGGCGCACATGGATATCGAAGCGGCAACGTCCTTCCCGGTGGCTCGAGACCCGCCGCCGCGGCCGGCGCCGCAGACGGCGCAGCTGGGCGAGGCCCCGGAGAAGCGCGGGTGGGGGCGCTGGGCGTTCCTGGCGGTCGTGTCGCTCGTCCTCACCGGCGAGTTCGCGTGGGACGCGTACCAGGTGCGGCGcagcccgcggaagctcgcctTCGTGGTCGTCACCTACGACCTCGTCGTGGTGCTCTGCTGCTGCCTCGTGAAGCAGAACCTCCTGCGGCGTGACGACCCGGCGGTGGCGCCCGAGCGGAGGCGGGTCACGGTCGGCGTGTGGGTGGTCTCGGTGGCGCTCGCCATCATCATCGCCGCCCGCGTCGCCTTGGTGATCGTCGGGTGGCGCTGAAGATCGCAGTGTTGGTGATCACCGGCGTGGGCATCGGACTGGCGTCCTGCCCCACCAGATGTCACCGGAGCAGAGTTCTCGAATTATGGGTCTCTCTGCTGGACCACCGTGTGGATGAACATGCCGTTACTATCTACAAACATTATCTACGTTTGTACCACCCGTGTGTTGCTTTTCGTTTTTCCTATAAGGAAAATGTATAGAAAATTCAATCCACAAATTCGAAGATAAAGAGCTGGGTGCTTATGTGATCCACACACGTATGCCAAAAGGCTGTCCACGAAGCCTAACACCAGGGCCGGGCCGGCGAAATCCAGGGCCCTGTGCGAAACTCTAAAATGGGCCCTCTATCTTACAAGAAAATTTGAACTATTCAACAAATATAGTGTACATGTCTTAACATCTTATACGGAGTAAGAAAATTGGATATAAATTAAGAAGCATACCTATTCCACTTCGGGTTGCATAATGTTTATTTGAACAACATCATTTTTTTAGGGTTCTTGGAGATAAAATCTTCAATGATATTCTCGCAATCAATCTTCTCCAACACTTCACTCTCAATCTTCTATTTTCTCTTGCGTTTTTGGCATCGGAATCGCGTCTCATTGTTTCTAAAACAGCACATAAAAACATCAAAATAATAAATTAAAAGACCACAGCTGCATACTGTTGTTCATCAGCGATCAAGATGACAAAAATCTAATTACCTCATCTAGTCGTCGGACAGATGCGTCACAGCTCGAGTTGTCCGTTATCTGTCGTCGCGGCGTCGCTGGGTCAAGGAAACATCGCTGGCTTCCTAATTGCTAGATGAATCACTATGCTGTCTGGATGGATCGATCGAAAATTTGGAATAGCTGAGGACTGAAGAGGATGGTTCGATGGCAATCTGCCCCGTGACTCGCGCGGCGTTCACGATCATGCTTCCTAGGCACGATTCACCAAGAGTCGCATGTCTACACGCGTGGGCGTCCTGGCATCCACGTCCAGCGAAGATCCAAAGTGGCAAAGCTCAGGTAACTTTCCTTGATTACTTTTCTTTATATATAAATATATAGGCCTACATAGAAATTTGGGGCCCCCAAAATCTTGGGGCCCTGTGCAGCTAGCACACGGCGCACATATGGCCGCCCGGGCCTGCCTAACACCACGCTTGCGTGCGGAAAGATCACCATACCACTTTCACCGACGGTGACTAAAGCGGTTTCGCTACGTACATACAAAATTAGGCTGAATATAACCTGAATATGACTGCTGTATGAACACAAAAATTTCAACGGAACACAATTTCAAAAGTTGTGAACCTACCCCTCAAAGTTGTGAACATACGATTTTGATCCAACCTAAGTGCCCCCGCTCCCGTCGCCTCCCCCGTGGGCGACCGGGACGCCCCGGCCTCCCCACCCTCTCCCCCTTCCCCCTCCTTCCCCCGCCACCGCTGCCAGCGGGAGCCACCGGGCAAAGCCCgagcggtgctggcggcggcgaTTTTCTCCTCTCCCGTGCGCTTGGGAGGCCCGACAGGGCGGGCCCGACCAGGCGACGTTGGAGGGCGCCGGCTCCAGCCCAGGCCGACGCGGATCTCGCCGTGGCTGGCGGCGAGGCGGGCGATCGCGACGGTGGTGCCCAGCGCGTCGCCAGCCGATGCTCCCGCGTCcatggtggcggcggccgatctgGGCCCGCGGGCCTAGATCTGGGACTGTCGGGCCCGGACGTTTTGGGGTCGCTCTCTGTTGGTGTCTGCACGCAAAGGCCTCCTCGGCCACCTTCCGTCGCAGCTGGTGTCGTGCCCGGACTGGACCGGCGGCGCCGGTTTTGGCGATCTGCCCGCTCGGGCTTGTCGGAGCTCGGTTGAGCTTCCGGCGGTGGGGCGCCGTTGGGGTGTCGTCCCGCCTTTCTGGAGTCGCTGGGGCGACGCCCTTGCTAGCTATCTGGGACGAGGCTCTCAGTACTGCAGCTACTCCAGCGGCTGCAGTCTGTTCTCCCTCCGAACAACGTGGTCATGCTTGTGCAGGTGTGCTCGCGCGCTGGGGATGGTGGACATCGTGGTGCCGCCAATCTAGGGTCTTGGACGTCTAGATCTGGGTTTGGCCGATACCTCTGCCAGCTAGCACGTGTTTCCTGCGGATGAGTTGAGTTGGGGCTAGCTCATAGTGTGACTTAGGTTGGAGGTGCGGCGGTGATCTTCGTTGTTCGCTCTACGTCCTCGCGACGGCGTCCGGAATTTCTATCTAGGTTTGGACCTCGGCGAAAGCAGCACATGGTTCTAACCTGTGTCGGCGACGGCGTCACCTGCGGGTGTCGTTACATTGTTGAAGGCGTCCCGATGATGGCCCTCCTGTT
Coding sequences within it:
- the LOC127341596 gene encoding uncharacterized protein, with product MDIEAAKSSPVARDPPSAAAHMDIEAATSFPVARDPPPRPAPQTAQLGEAPEKRGWGRWAFLAVVSLVLTGEFAWDAYQVRRSPRKLAFVVVTYDLVVVLCCCLVKQNLLRRDDPAVAPERRRVTVGVWVVSVALAIIIAARVALVIVGWR